CTAGGGTTTCtcttcctcaaaaaaaaaaaacacgtctCTCTCTCGCCCGAAATTTCTATCAATGGCATCCCAAAGCAGGAAAGCAGCTATAACAAGCGGCAACGACGAAGGAATCTTAGCTAGGGTATCGCAGTCAACAGTAGTCTACCATGGGAAAAAAGCTGCATCCAATACGGCTTATGTTACTAAAAGAATCGCTAAGAGTACCGGTAAAGCAGCTTGGATTCTCGGAACAACTTTCTTGATTCTCGCTGTTCCTTTTTTTATAGCGTATGATCGTGATCAACAGATCACTGAACTTGAGTTGCAGAATGCTAGTTTGCTTGGAACCCCATCCCCTGCTGGCAAGTGAATTGGATGATTCGATTTCAATCAGGTCTgaaaagatgattttttttttaggtttttttttttttttttttgttaatctgagattttagggctttttatgaTTTTGAGATCTTTCAATTTACTTCGGCGGAATTCATACAATATAGAGTCTCTCTTTTGTTTCCATGAAATTCTCAGCTAAATTACTATAATGGTGTTTTTTCAATTTATAAGAGAATGTTTATTTGAGCTATTTGTTTTTTTAGGTATCAATCTTTTGCTGCTTGATGTTGCATCTTTAGATTCCGAATACAACTCAGTTTGACTTGATACTGATGGCTCATGTAGTTTCTAATGTTTGACcatggttaatttttttttagttgtTTATAAATTCGATAATTTTCACAGAACCACTCAGGATATCTTTTGCCAGCATATATAGATTCAGCTGAACTGTTGCGCCCTCTATACACTTGCAAAAAGCAACTTTGTTCTTGTTTGCAGTAAACATTACACCATGGCATAAATTATAATTGGAATAATTGGACAAAATATTACTCCAGAATTTAGAGAGGATAACCCACTAGTGAGCCAGAATAATCTAGGTAGGTAATTTCTTCTTGGTGCCTTGATTTTGAGAGTCTCGCAAtcattttctccttcacctagacATTTTTCTGTTATAGCTGGCTCAGTGGTCTTCATTGCGGTGACATAGTTACTTGTTATGAATTTAAAAGTTCTGCATAGCATCATTTAGGATATAACCTTTCACGACCTCTGACTCGCTTTTGGTTGGCCTCTTCGACAAACCAAAGGTCTAGTGCTTATGCTTCAAGTCATTGTCTTCTAGATCAAGTCAGTGACCCCaaatgtaaatgagtctttattACTTGTATGTAGTTACATATCGCCCTTACTCAAGGTCTCACGCTGTTATGCTGTGATGACTATTCCTCTGGGACGGGATACCGAAATTATGTTGATGAGACTGGCAGTGTTAAGTGCACTGGCATGGGCGTGCGCAAGAGACTGTCAGCCCATAAGATTGGTGTCAGATTCTCTCCGTGTTTTGTAGAGCTTCCATAAAAATGATGTCTTGTGGTTGGTGGCTGCTAGATGACAGCATTTTGAAAATCCTGTCAAGTGTACAGTTTGGGCATGTCTATAGGGAAGTTGATTTTGCTTGTTTGAGTTGTGGTGCAGTTGCCAGGACTCTTGGGAATCAATGAGCATCCAAATACTTGTTCTTGTTGATTTAGAAAGCTCCTTTTGTTTTGGTACAAAGACAAGTTCATCGAAAATCACTGCGGTTTCTTCAAGCAGCGTTTGTAGTCCAATGGTTAGGATAATTGCCTTCCAAGCAATAGACCCGGGTTCGACTCCCGGCAGACGcatttatgtttttttctttttggtgccTTAAAGGAGCTAAAATGCTCTCCTGTGTTTTAAAGACTGCGCCTGGATGTTCTGCAGTTCCCAAACCCGCCATAAGTTTGATGGCAGCGTGCACCCGGTTATGATTTTACTTTACTTCTTTAAGGTGTGGAAGTTTGGTGGCAACGTCTGTATTCAGTTCCTTCCAATGAAACTCAAATTTGTGCAACCATCAAATCTTCCTTATGATGACTAGCTGTCTAATCCAGTCCACTGACTGACAAATCCAGTTTGGGTTAAAATTATTTTTCTCCTTAGACTCCCGTCGATGAATTCACTCAGTATCTAATCAGGTTTGTACTCTTGGAAGTCAGGTGCAAAGACAACTGCACTCGGAATTAATGTTCAAAAAAATCAACTAACAACATAATTAGGCGGTTTCCTCAACCTCAAAGCTTCCGAACATTCACAATGAAAAAGAGTGGATGTCACCCTGCGCAAGAGAGGGTTCGTACAATGAGCTAGCAAAATGATACAAGTGAATCGAGTATGCATGAAAACGGTACTGGATGGACTTGAAACAGTGATTTGAGTGACTTCAGATTTTTGGATTACGCAATTTTGCTTTTATACAAGTTTTTAATTGATGAACTGTGAGCTTCTTCGTTTTCTCAACTGTTGAGATAACAATCACACAGGATACGCAGTCTTACCTATACACTGCCATCATCATTGCAATATTTTAATCTGGTATTAGTATGGATCAGGATCACTTAGCTGAACCCTATAGTGGTGCGCATAATAGAGCTGAAATGGTCCAATAACAAAAGCTGAGACAGAAAAGGGTAATTACGTCATTTACGGTAATTAAATTGAATCCAGTTCCTCTCcagtctgattttttttttttttttaaagttgttAAGATCTCTCTCATTTACCTGAGGAAGAAAAACCCAAGGAGTTGAATTTCGAAAATGGTGAAGGAAGTAGCAGAGAGTTGTGTCGAGAgtgtaatgatggagatggtatCTGCTTACTGCAATCGTTTCTATGCTAATAAACCTGAACTCGCTGCTCGGAGAATCGAAGCTATTGGTTACCAAGTTGGTCACCAACTCTCCGAAAGgttctcttctttctctcttcaTTTCCGTATAGATCTGTATTTTCCTTTGCACAAACAAAATATAATTGATAACGTTGATTGATTCTGAATTTGTCTGATCACTTGATTAACCTCCAAATTGGATAGTTTCTTATGAATTGTGTTGACTTGGTTGTAGCCAGGTATACCATGGAAAGACCTAGATTCACTGATCATTTAGATGCAATCAAGTTTATATGTAAGGATTTCTGGTCTGAGCTTTTCAAGAAACAGATCGACAACTTGAAGACCAATCATAGAGTATGTGTGTAAACTTCTACTAGTATTAGTACAATGTTAGGGTTTTTGGATGGATGGtttgttttatttgtgggaatgGTTTTGTTTGCTGCAGGGTACTTTTGTTTTGCAAGATAATAGGTTTAGGTGGCTCACGCGCATGTCGATTGATCCAGTGCCTGTAATCGTTACGGATTCTTCTCAAGATCCTTCTTCCATGGGCACAACTGAGAATAAGGCAGGACAAGCTACGAGTATGCATCTCTACTTTCCATGTGGGTTGATAAGGGGAGCGCTTTCGAATTTGGGAATTCCTTGTGCAGTTTCTGCAGACATGTCTAATCTTCCTGCATGTGAGTTAATGGTTTCCTGGTCtcgtttttttttgtaaattatagTATTTGTTTCAGATTATGGGGCATCAGGTTAATAGGAGCTTTTATAATCTTATTACGTGTGAACATAGTAATGTAGTCCGTCTAGGAGAATACATTTAAGAAGTAAGAGCACCAACTATCCCCATGCTTCTCACGATGTAAGATCCTGCCAGTACTGGTCACTCGTTAGATATGTAGTTTATATGACTTGCATTGGAGCTACACGTTTAGTTCTTTCTTACACCTAGCTAGAGGATTTAATGAATTATCCAAGCTAATTTTAGGCTAGAAGCATAGAACTGGgaatgattttttttcaattttttaattgatCAACACTGCGGGACAATGATACGTATCTCATGTTCCCTTTATTGGATATCCAAGCAGTAGTCGTTTATTAGGCTCATCTACACCTTATTAGTTGATAACATAGAGACTCAACCAGTTACATTCACCTGCACACCTTATCAGTATTCGTAAtttatactacctccgtttctggaaaagtgttactttcatttttcattttagcctaaaaataggccaaattgaaaaagtgaaagtaacacttttccagaaacggagggagtatatgtttCAGACTAATGGGGCATCAGGGTGGGACTTTTTAAAATGTGCAAACATACTAATGACTGAAGTGGTTAGGTTAGGAGAATACACCCAAGGTATTATAGGGCCAACAATTCCATCCCTTCTGTAGGATCCTGCAGGTACTATTCACCAGTTAAATATGTCTATTATTTGGGCATTTGATGCATATCCCATTTCCCTGTTTAGAATGTATGTCAAAGTGTGGTTAACATGCTACAATATGTTTCCCTTTTAgttcttaatttttttatttatttttgcaggtTCATTTGTCATCCGTATAAAGGTGTAGCGAATGCTCCTTTAaaagtagaaaatattataaaatgtgAGTCTATGTTGTTTGCTACTTGTGGTTTGAAggggcatttgatgcttaaaaACGTTTTTGTACCTATTTTAGTGAATCCCCAGTGTCAAAATTATTGTTTGGTTCTTGCTGTTCCAGAGCAAGATCTGTCTACAATGCATATTCTTTATTCCGCTATTTTTGCTTCCTCAGTTCATCTTTTATTGCCTTGTCTGTTAAATTTTGTAGCAAAAACAACCAAATATTTGGACTGGCAGAAATTCTCATGCAAACCAGGCTTTTGACCAGAGCAAGTAAACGAACCAAATTACAGCATATGCAACTGTTACTGTTTTGCTATGTTATGCCAAGTGCTTGTTAACATTCTCATTCACCTTCCATTGTACTTTTGGAATCTGCTAACTGTTTCTCCATTCCACAGATATGGTCTTTGAAA
This DNA window, taken from Papaver somniferum cultivar HN1 chromosome 3, ASM357369v1, whole genome shotgun sequence, encodes the following:
- the LOC113362113 gene encoding trafficking protein particle complex subunit 6B-like, producing the protein MVKEVAESCVESVMMEMVSAYCNRFYANKPELAARRIEAIGYQVGHQLSERYTMERPRFTDHLDAIKFICKDFWSELFKKQIDNLKTNHRGTFVLQDNRFRWLTRMSIDPVPVIVTDSSQDPSSMGTTENKAGQATSMHLYFPCGLIRGALSNLGIPCAVSADMSNLPACSFVIRIKV